The following are encoded in a window of Caldicellulosiruptor danielii genomic DNA:
- a CDS encoding ABC transporter ATP-binding protein — protein sequence MVSVDNLFKSFGKKEVLKGINLVFEENKVYGLFGKNGAGKTTLLKIILGLLFPTKGSVSVFGKNPWNGGLKEVGYLPENLAGYFELSAYDNIDIIARMQGIKLRRKEIFEILEAVNLKEVATKKVKDFSLGMKRRLQLAFAICIGDKKLLILDEPTNGLDIEGVFWFKEKIKEMKGQKDKTIIISTHAFEELESIIDEFIIIHKGEIKIKSDISDLEIRNKKIIKISKEDAEKFIGLANLLKLNYTRLSDVEFIVEENEEINFLEQIIKNGIELQKFETYRQTIKSIFGVMTKE from the coding sequence ATGGTATCTGTTGACAATCTTTTTAAGAGTTTTGGTAAAAAAGAAGTCTTAAAAGGGATAAATCTTGTTTTTGAAGAAAATAAAGTTTATGGTTTGTTTGGGAAAAATGGAGCAGGAAAGACCACATTGTTAAAAATTATATTGGGGCTTCTATTTCCTACGAAGGGGAGTGTTTCTGTTTTTGGTAAAAATCCATGGAATGGTGGGTTAAAGGAAGTTGGTTATCTTCCTGAAAATTTGGCAGGATATTTTGAACTGAGCGCATATGATAATATTGACATAATAGCCAGAATGCAGGGGATTAAGTTGCGAAGGAAAGAAATCTTTGAGATTCTTGAGGCTGTTAACTTAAAAGAAGTAGCAACGAAAAAAGTAAAAGATTTTTCGCTTGGTATGAAGAGGAGACTTCAACTTGCTTTTGCAATTTGCATAGGTGATAAAAAGTTGTTAATTTTAGACGAACCGACTAATGGGCTTGATATTGAGGGTGTGTTTTGGTTTAAAGAGAAGATTAAAGAAATGAAAGGGCAAAAAGATAAAACTATAATCATTTCAACACATGCTTTTGAGGAACTTGAAAGTATAATAGATGAGTTTATAATAATTCACAAAGGAGAAATAAAGATAAAAAGCGATATTAGTGATTTGGAAATAAGGAACAAAAAAATTATAAAAATTAGCAAAGAAGATGCTGAAAAATTTATTGGATTAGCAAATTTATTAAAGTTAAATTACACCAGACTTTCTGATGTTGAATTTATAGTTGAGGAAAATGAAGAGATAAACTTTCTTGAACAAATAATAAAAAACGGCATAGAATTACAGAAATTTGAAACATACAGACAGACAATAAAAAGTATATTTGGGGTAATGACAAAGGAGTAG
- a CDS encoding septal ring lytic transglycosylase RlpA family protein, protein MLDSESAAHKSIQFRTKVRVTSLENGKNTIVKILDRGPYVNGRILDMVKTAFSKIHSTSKGIFRGKIEWPI, encoded by the coding sequence GTGCTTGATAGTGAGAGTGCTGCACATAAATCCATTCAATTCCGAACAAAAGTTCGGGTAACCAGTCTGGAAAATGGTAAAAACACAATTGTAAAGATTTTAGACAGAGGTCCATATGTAAATGGTAGAATACTGGATATGGTAAAAACAGCATTTTCAAAAATTCATTCAACGAGCAAAGGAATTTTTAGGGGGAAAATAGAATGGCCCATATAG
- a CDS encoding YncE family protein, which translates to MKNIKRTLALLMIFILVVVSAFSVLSQKTTASIISDSKSSDFPNFKTVLKIPVSEEGIEYTGMVGYGSHEGPNAFDVKGDNIYILDNVHHRVLVYSKIKGNLIEKISIPEEQWIHGMAVDKNGKIYLYNAGTNTLITINNKVVDIAKNQELRLEPFYKFDLNDKGPFVVLSGEEKMTTCFLAKNANTNKLFVVEKRDGVFSADGSVSEVKASACKASVDGSETFEFPGWLVDKYSAYDYIGKRGFIQFWKITNDYGEWIVKLNSKTRNIEGLVKIPDCKYSFPVRDVVLEGNDVFVLLPCEKDVYVLKVDSWMTDEQYAKYIQSEGMEDNKND; encoded by the coding sequence ATGAAAAACATCAAAAGGACTTTGGCGCTTTTAATGATATTTATTTTAGTGGTTGTGAGTGCCTTTTCTGTTTTGTCTCAAAAAACCACAGCTTCCATCATTTCAGACAGCAAAAGCAGTGACTTTCCAAATTTTAAGACTGTATTGAAGATTCCTGTATCTGAAGAAGGTATTGAATATACAGGAATGGTAGGTTATGGTTCTCACGAGGGACCAAATGCTTTTGATGTAAAAGGGGATAACATTTACATTCTTGATAATGTTCATCATAGAGTGCTTGTGTACAGCAAGATAAAAGGCAATTTGATTGAAAAGATTAGCATACCGGAGGAGCAATGGATTCATGGTATGGCAGTTGATAAAAACGGAAAAATATATTTATACAATGCTGGTACAAATACTTTGATTACAATAAATAATAAAGTGGTTGACATAGCGAAAAATCAAGAACTGAGATTAGAACCATTTTACAAATTTGATTTGAATGATAAAGGTCCATTTGTTGTGCTGTCTGGAGAAGAAAAAATGACCACATGTTTTTTGGCAAAGAATGCAAATACAAATAAGTTGTTTGTTGTAGAAAAAAGAGATGGAGTATTTTCTGCTGATGGAAGTGTAAGTGAAGTAAAGGCTTCTGCTTGTAAAGCGAGTGTAGATGGAAGTGAAACTTTTGAGTTTCCGGGATGGCTTGTGGATAAATACAGTGCGTATGATTATATTGGTAAGAGGGGCTTTATTCAATTCTGGAAGATAACTAACGACTATGGTGAGTGGATAGTTAAATTAAATTCAAAAACAAGAAATATTGAAGGACTTGTTAAGATTCCGGATTGTAAATATTCTTTTCCGGTGCGTGATGTTGTACTTGAAGGAAATGATGTTTTTGTATTGCTGCCATGTGAAAAGGATGTTTATGTATTAAAAGTAGATTCATGGATGACAGATGAGCAGTATGCAAAATATATACAATCAGAGGGAATGGAAGATAACAAAAATGATTAA
- a CDS encoding subtilosin A family bacteriocin, translated as MCYIYMPDYPGYLRSSKGCAACSLCAICLSDGPIPDFEGFAIAGIAGLF; from the coding sequence ATGTGTTATATTTATATGCCTGATTATCCAGGTTACCTAAGAAGCAGTAAAGGTTGTGCAGCATGTTCACTTTGCGCTATTTGTTTGTCTGATGGTCCAATACCTGACTTTGAGGGTTTTGCTATAGCTGGTATAGCAGGACTTTTCTAA
- a CDS encoding DUF3244 domain-containing protein, with translation MKTKFLLKVILICFLFFGVLLFINSGNFNQFKSDKVSYNTSIKKIGTKEYITDIKFNYVVEYGKEETFVIYVDKSSLVLNCQHMKCTNKITIKIKDKRDRIIYKEDIGEKKDERFEVNNLKNGEYELILFFKKGVGEGYIKIE, from the coding sequence GTGAAGACAAAATTTTTATTGAAGGTTATTTTAATTTGTTTTTTGTTTTTTGGTGTTTTGTTATTTATCAATTCAGGGAATTTTAATCAGTTCAAAAGTGATAAGGTAAGTTATAATACTTCTATTAAAAAAATTGGTACAAAAGAATACATCACAGATATAAAATTTAACTACGTTGTTGAATATGGGAAGGAAGAAACTTTTGTAATTTATGTAGACAAAAGTTCATTGGTTCTTAATTGTCAGCATATGAAGTGCACTAACAAGATTACAATTAAAATAAAAGATAAGAGAGATAGGATAATTTACAAAGAAGATATTGGAGAGAAAAAAGATGAAAGATTTGAAGTAAATAACTTGAAGAATGGTGAATATGAGCTAATTCTTTTTTTCAAGAAAGGTGTAGGAGAAGGATATATAAAAATAGAATAA